The Benincasa hispida cultivar B227 chromosome 11, ASM972705v1, whole genome shotgun sequence genome has a segment encoding these proteins:
- the LOC120090146 gene encoding probable beta-D-xylosidase 2 — translation MPSISTAIFSILILLSAIHGGASRAPFACDPKNAAASNYAFCRRSLGVAERVKDLIGRLTLEEKVKLLVSNAGAVPRLGIKAYKWWSEALHGVSNVGPGTTFGGEFPAATSFPQVITTAATFNASLWEAIGRVVSDEARAMYNGGVAGLTYWSPNVNIFRDPRWGRGQETPGEDPLLAGIYAVNFVRGLQGTDGNRLKVAACCKHFTAYDLDNWNGVDRFHFNAQVTKQDIEDTFDVPFRMCVKEGKVSSVMCSYNQLNGVPTCADPNLLTKTLRSQWRLDGYIVSDCDSVGVFYDTQHYTSTPEEAAAMAIKAGLDLDCGLFLQTHTENAVKRGLLSEAHINGALGNTLSVQMRLGMFDGDLKTQPYAHLGPKHVCSAANRQLAVEAARQGIVLLENHRRSLPLSTRRHRTVAVIGPNSNVTLTMIGNYAGVACEYITPLQGIERYAKTIHQQGCRGVACRTDKFFGGAIEAAREADAVVLLMGLDQSIEAEFRDRARLLLPGLQQDLVLKVAAAAKGPIVLVLMSGGPIDVSFAKDHPKISGIIWAGYPGQAGGLAIADVLFGQTNPGGKLPMTWYPQDYVSKIPMTTMGLRPSPSYPGRTYRFYKGTVVYPFGHGLSYTTFTHKILNAPTALTVPLSGHRRRQNATDFSGKAVRVTHTKCDRLSLVIHVAVRNTCQRDGPHTLLVYSSPPMGLWAPQKQLVAFEKVLLEAQAQKEVQINIHVCKFLSVVDKFGIRRIPMGEHEIHVGNVRHSVSLQAETLGIIKS, via the exons ATGCCTTCCATTTCCACTGCCATTTTCTCTATCCTCATCCTCCTTTCCGCCATCCACGGCGGCGCCTCCAGGGCCCCGTTCGCATGCGATCCGAAGAACGCGGCGGCAAGCAACTACGCATTCTGCCGGCGTTCGTTGGGAGTGGCGGAGAGAGTGAAGGATCTGATCGGAAGATTGACGTTGGAAGAGAAGGTGAAGCTGCTGGTGAGCAATGCCGGAGCCGTTCCACGGCTGGGAATTAAAGCGTACAAGTGGTGGTCGGAGGCCTTGCACGGCGTCTCCAATGTCGGTCCCGGTACGACTTTCGGCGGCGAATTCCCCGCCGCTACCAGCTTCCCGCAGGTCATTACCACCGCCGCCACCTTCAATGCTTCTCTGTGGGAAGCCATCGGACGG GTGGTGTCGGACGAAGCAAGGGCAATGTACAACGGAGGGGTAGCTGGGCTGACATATTGGAGCCCAAATGTGAACATTTTTAGGGACCCTAGGTGGGGCCGTGGACAGGAGACTCCCGGTGAAGACCCCCTCTTAGCCGGTATCTATGCCGTTAATTTTGTCAGAGGCTTACAGGGTACTGACGGTAACCGGTTGAAGGTGGCCGCCTGTTGTAAGCACTTCACTGCCTATGACCTCGATAACTGGAACGGCGTCGACCGCTTTCACTTTAACGCCCAG gtgaCCAAACAAGacattgaagatacatttgACGTGCCGTTCAGAATGTGTGTGAAGGAAGGGAAAGTATCCAGTGTGATGTGCTCATACAATCAGCTCAATGGTGTCCCCACATGCGCTGATCCTAATCTTCTAACCAAGACCCTTCGTTCTCAATGGCGTCTCGATGG GTACATTGTATCTGATTGTGACTCCGTTGGGGTTTTTTATGACACTCAGCACTACACTTCTACCCCTGAAGAGGCCGCTGCCATGGCTATTAAAGCAG GTTTAGATTTGGACTGTGGCCTATTTTTGCAAACCCACACAGAGAATGCAGTGAAAAGAGGGTTATTAAGTGAAGCCCATATTAATGGCGCTTTGGGCAACACTCTTTCTGTTCAAATGCGTCTTGGAATGTTCGACGGTGATTTAAAAACACAACCTTACGCACATTTGGGCCCCAAACATGTCTGCAGTGCCGCCAACCGGCAGCTGGCTGTTGAAGCCGCTCGTCAAGGCATTGTTCTTCTTGAGAATCACCGTCGTTCTCTCCCGCTCTCCACCCGTCGCCACCGCACCGTCGCTGTCATTGGTCCTAACTCCAACGTCACTCTTACCATGATCGGAAATTATGCCG GTGTTGCGTGTGAATACATTACCCCACTGCAAGGAATCGAAAGATACGCAAAGACAATCCACCAGCAGGGCTGCAGAGGCGTGGCGTGCCGGACGGACAAGTTTTTCGGTGGAGCAATTGAGGCGGCGCGTGAAGCGGACGCGGTGGTGCTGTTAATGGGCCTGGACCAGTCTATTGAGGCCGAGTTTAGGGACCGGGCTAGGCTTCTTCTACCTGGGCTTCAGCAGGACCTCGTATTGAAGGTGGCTGCTGCGGCTAAGGGCCCAATCGTTTTAGTCCTAATGTCCGGTGGGCCAATCGACGTGTCATTTGCGAAGGATCATCCTAAAATTTCTGGTATCATTTGGGCTGGGTACCCTGGCCAGGCTGGAGGACTGGCTATTGCTGACGTTTTGTTTGGTCAAACTAATCCAG GTGGAAAACTACCGATGACATGGTATCCACAAGACTACGTATCAAAAATACCCATGACAACAATGGGCTTAAGGCCCAGCCCATCTTATCCAGGAAGAACCTACAGATTCTACAAAGGCACAGTCGTTTACCCATTCGGCCACGGCTTAAGCTACACCACTTTCACTCACAAAATTCTCAACGCACCCACCGCCCTCACCGTCCCCCTTTCCGGCCATCGGCGCCGCCAAAACGCCACTGACTTCTCCGGCAAGGCCGTGAGAGTCACACACACAAAGTGCGACAGGCTGTCACTGGTGATCCACGTGGCAGTCAGGAATACATGCCAACGAGATGGGCCACACACGTTGCTGGTTTACTCAAGCCCGCCAATGGGCCTTTGGGCCCCCCAGAAGCAGCTTGTGGCGTTTGAGAAGGTCCTTCTGGAGGCCCAGGCCCAAAAAGAAGTCCAGATTAATATACACGTGTGTAAGTTTCTGAGCGTTGTGGACAAATTTGGAATTAGAAGAATTCCAATGGGGGAACATGAGATTCATGTTGGTAATGTTAGGCATTCTGTGTCACTACAGGCTGAGACATTGGGGATTATCAAATCGTAA